A window of the Candidatus Bathyarchaeia archaeon genome harbors these coding sequences:
- a CDS encoding translation initiation factor IF-5A, with protein MSKPVELGAIKVGSYVMVDNEPCRIVDYTKSKPGKHGATKARVVALGVFDGVKRSFVKPTDSQVEVPLIEKRSGQVLALLPNAVQLMDLEGYEVFEAPLPEEQDLKGRLANGIEVEYWRIMGRIKIQRAKT; from the coding sequence TTGAGCAAACCTGTTGAGCTGGGCGCCATTAAAGTCGGTAGTTATGTGATGGTTGACAATGAGCCGTGCCGCATCGTTGATTACACCAAGTCCAAGCCTGGAAAGCATGGCGCAACCAAGGCAAGAGTCGTGGCTTTAGGCGTTTTTGACGGAGTCAAGCGGAGTTTTGTCAAGCCTACAGATTCACAGGTTGAGGTGCCACTGATAGAGAAGCGCAGTGGGCAGGTGCTGGCGTTGTTGCCCAATGCGGTTCAGCTTATGGATTTGGAAGGTTATGAAGTGTTTGAGGCACCGTTGCCTGAGGAACAGGACCTGAAAGGTCGCTTGGCGAACGGCATAGAAGTTGAATATTGGCGGATCATGGGAAGAATCAAAATTCAACGAGCTAAAACCTAA
- a CDS encoding NAD(+)/NADH kinase, whose product MFQTVGIVSKLDRKQALQLANAITDVLHAKRLHVQLETNLAKHLKKPALATPLEKMKTDLIITIGGDGTILRTCLKLPKPEPPILAINMGARGFLAEVAPKDALAAINQTLKGKYRLERTTKLASYLGKKRLPDALNEVSITSLAPAKLLRMRIWKNSELIGECQSDGAVVASQTGSTGYSLSAGGPVIDPDVSAFVFTPIAPLTVFHPIVFSAKSTVHVELQKSRKAVVVIDGHFPIETTPELSRVTITKSENETSFIRFTGDFYHRLKGRLLFSEGRRR is encoded by the coding sequence GTGTTCCAAACTGTAGGCATCGTCAGTAAGCTCGACCGTAAACAAGCTCTACAGTTAGCTAACGCCATTACAGACGTTTTACACGCTAAGAGACTCCATGTTCAACTTGAAACAAACCTCGCAAAACACCTGAAAAAACCCGCCCTAGCCACACCGCTGGAAAAAATGAAAACCGACTTGATAATCACAATCGGCGGCGACGGCACCATTCTCAGAACCTGCCTCAAACTCCCCAAACCTGAACCCCCTATACTAGCCATCAACATGGGAGCAAGAGGCTTCCTAGCCGAAGTAGCGCCCAAAGACGCTCTCGCAGCCATAAACCAAACTTTGAAAGGCAAGTACAGGCTAGAACGAACCACGAAACTAGCCTCTTACCTGGGCAAAAAGCGCTTACCCGACGCTTTAAACGAGGTTTCAATCACTTCGCTGGCGCCCGCGAAACTCCTTAGAATGCGCATATGGAAAAACAGCGAGTTGATCGGAGAATGCCAATCCGACGGCGCCGTGGTCGCGTCGCAAACAGGCTCCACAGGCTACTCTCTATCAGCAGGTGGACCTGTCATTGATCCGGATGTCTCAGCCTTCGTGTTTACGCCAATTGCGCCGCTCACGGTATTTCACCCCATTGTTTTCTCAGCAAAATCCACAGTTCATGTTGAACTTCAAAAATCCCGAAAAGCCGTAGTCGTCATCGACGGCCATTTTCCAATTGAAACAACACCTGAGCTATCACGCGTAACGATTACAAAGTCGGAAAACGAAACATCTTTTATACGGTTTACAGGCGACTTTTATCATAGGTTGAAGGGGCGTCTTCTTTTTTCTGAGGGGCGGAGACGGTGA
- a CDS encoding pyruvate kinase alpha/beta domain-containing protein yields MTERKTVYFEKPGKENTEALLKAVKDYAEAAGVKDIVVASTRGETGAAAAKLLKGYNVVVVTHNTGFSEPGVQQLKEEYRRQIIENGAKIFTGTHALSSAERAVRKVFGTVQPLELMANTLRLMGEGTKVCVEITLMAADAGLIPVDRDIIAVAGTGQGADTALLIKPANAARFFDLRIREIIAKPRDF; encoded by the coding sequence TTGACCGAACGCAAAACCGTATATTTCGAAAAACCGGGCAAAGAGAACACCGAAGCCCTATTGAAAGCTGTAAAAGATTACGCTGAAGCTGCGGGCGTGAAAGACATAGTGGTTGCTTCCACACGGGGTGAAACCGGCGCAGCCGCAGCCAAGTTGCTCAAAGGCTACAACGTAGTTGTGGTCACGCATAACACTGGTTTTTCGGAACCAGGCGTGCAACAACTGAAAGAGGAATACCGCAGACAAATCATCGAAAACGGAGCCAAGATCTTTACTGGCACACACGCTTTGAGCAGCGCTGAAAGAGCGGTGCGCAAAGTATTCGGTACTGTGCAGCCGCTTGAGTTGATGGCGAACACCCTGCGGCTGATGGGAGAGGGCACTAAAGTGTGCGTGGAAATCACGTTGATGGCAGCTGACGCCGGGCTTATCCCTGTTGACAGAGATATCATTGCCGTTGCTGGAACAGGTCAAGGCGCCGACACTGCCTTGCTTATAAAACCTGCAAATGCAGCCAGATTCTTTGACTTGAGAATAAGGGAGATAATCGCTAAGCCCAGAGACTTCTAA
- a CDS encoding GNAT family N-acetyltransferase, translated as MKTRNLTISDHDLIVALWQKAGLSYRPEGRDRKDAIQAQMEENPDFFMGAFEGNRLVGAVIASNDGRRGWINRLAVDPDFRRQGVASALINEAEKVLRTHGMRIFCALIEEGNTGSMQLFRKCGYKELRDIVYFSKRDSGQV; from the coding sequence TTGAAGACCCGTAATCTGACCATTTCTGACCACGACCTAATTGTAGCATTGTGGCAAAAAGCCGGCTTATCTTACAGGCCTGAGGGAAGAGACCGAAAGGATGCTATTCAGGCTCAGATGGAAGAGAATCCAGATTTTTTTATGGGGGCTTTTGAGGGCAATCGGCTGGTGGGAGCTGTGATCGCTTCGAATGATGGCAGAAGAGGCTGGATCAACCGCTTAGCAGTAGACCCCGACTTCAGACGACAAGGAGTAGCAAGCGCATTGATCAACGAAGCTGAAAAAGTTCTGCGAACGCATGGTATGAGAATATTCTGCGCGTTAATTGAAGAGGGCAACACGGGCTCGATGCAACTGTTCAGGAAATGTGGCTACAAGGAGCTCAGGGATATCGTGTATTTTAGCAAGAGAGACAGCGGGCAGGTTTAG